One stretch of Bordetella avium DNA includes these proteins:
- a CDS encoding Mth938-like domain-containing protein, which translates to MKLHTDSTTALNTVTAYGEGYIEVNLARFSHAVAFGPEGDITEWPVRTPADISSVRLQEAARLVAGKRDPLAFLDEPETPALQRSADTPEVLIVGTGLKQRLLPQEVLRPLLMAGVGVEVMDTQAAARTYNILMAEGRRVVVALLPTDGDSPA; encoded by the coding sequence TTGAAGCTGCATACCGACTCTACGACGGCCCTCAATACCGTCACCGCTTACGGTGAAGGCTATATTGAGGTCAATCTGGCAAGATTTTCCCACGCGGTCGCCTTTGGCCCTGAAGGCGACATCACCGAATGGCCGGTGCGCACACCGGCCGACATCTCGTCCGTGCGCCTACAAGAGGCGGCCCGCCTGGTCGCCGGCAAGCGCGACCCGCTGGCCTTTCTGGACGAGCCGGAAACGCCCGCTTTACAGCGCTCGGCCGATACGCCTGAAGTGCTCATTGTCGGCACCGGGCTCAAGCAAAGGCTGCTGCCTCAAGAAGTATTGCGCCCCCTGTTGATGGCCGGCGTGGGTGTCGAGGTCATGGATACGCAGGCCGCCGCGCGCACCTACAATATTTTGATGGCCGAAGGCCGGCGTGTAGTCGTCGCCCTGCTGCCCACAGACGGAGATTCCCCCGCATGA
- the alaC gene encoding alanine transaminase yields MRKFSRIERLPPYVFNITGELKMAARRRGEDIIDMSMGNPDGATPQHIVDKLIEVSARPTTHGYSVSKGIPRLRKAICDWYQRRYDVELDPDSEAIVTIGSKEGLAHLMLATLDRGDTVLVPNPSYPIHIYGAVIAGANIRSVRMTPGVDFFEELERAVRESIPKPKMMILGFPSNPTAQCVDLSFFERVVALAKEHDILVVHDLAYADICFDGYVAPSIMQVPGARDVAVEFFTMSKSYNMAGWRIGYMVGNRELVGALARIKSYHDYGTFTPIQVASIAALDGSQDCVSEIVQQYQSRRDVLARGLHEAGWNVEIPKASMYIWAQIPEPYRAMGSLEFSKRVLSDAKVAVSPGIGFGEYGDDYVRFALIENEQRTRQAVRGIKDMFRKDGLLK; encoded by the coding sequence ATGAGGAAGTTCTCGCGCATTGAGCGTCTGCCGCCCTATGTTTTTAATATCACCGGTGAGCTCAAGATGGCGGCACGGCGGCGCGGGGAAGATATTATCGATATGTCGATGGGCAACCCGGATGGCGCCACGCCGCAACATATCGTTGACAAGCTGATCGAGGTTTCGGCCCGACCGACAACGCATGGCTATTCTGTCTCCAAGGGCATCCCCCGTCTGCGCAAGGCGATCTGTGACTGGTATCAGCGCCGTTACGACGTCGAGCTTGATCCCGACTCCGAAGCGATTGTCACCATTGGTTCCAAGGAAGGCCTGGCGCACTTGATGCTGGCCACGCTGGATCGGGGCGATACCGTGCTGGTGCCCAATCCGAGCTACCCGATCCATATTTACGGCGCGGTCATCGCAGGCGCCAACATCCGCTCTGTGCGCATGACGCCGGGTGTGGATTTCTTCGAGGAGCTGGAACGCGCCGTGCGCGAGTCCATTCCCAAGCCCAAGATGATGATTTTGGGCTTTCCCAGCAATCCTACGGCGCAATGTGTTGATCTGTCTTTTTTTGAGCGGGTCGTGGCCCTGGCCAAAGAGCATGACATCCTCGTGGTGCATGATCTCGCCTACGCGGACATCTGCTTTGATGGCTATGTCGCGCCTTCTATCATGCAGGTGCCCGGCGCGCGCGATGTCGCCGTCGAGTTCTTCACCATGAGCAAGAGCTACAACATGGCGGGCTGGCGCATTGGCTATATGGTGGGCAACCGCGAATTGGTGGGCGCGCTGGCGCGCATCAAGAGTTATCACGATTACGGCACCTTCACGCCCATTCAGGTGGCATCCATCGCTGCCCTGGACGGTTCGCAGGATTGCGTGTCGGAAATCGTGCAGCAGTATCAGAGCCGCCGCGATGTGTTGGCGCGCGGCCTGCACGAAGCAGGTTGGAATGTGGAAATTCCGAAGGCGTCCATGTACATATGGGCGCAGATCCCCGAACCCTACAGGGCGATGGGCTCTTTGGAATTCTCCAAACGTGTCCTGTCGGATGCGAAAGTGGCCGTCTCCCCCGGGATCGGCTTCGGCGAGTACGGCGACGATTATGTTCGCTTCGCTCTTATCGAGAACGAGCAGCGCACGCGTCAGGCGGTGCGAGGCATCAAAGATATGTTCCGCAAGGACGGTTTGTTGAAATGA
- a CDS encoding homoserine dehydrogenase has product MNPMKVGLLGLGVVGGGTWSVLTRNAEEIARRAGRRIEVTRVAVRDVAKARARLGESMAVSTDVHALVRDPDIDIVVELIGGDTLARELVLEAIAQGKHVVTANKALLAKHGNEIFAAASERGVMVAFEAAVAGGIPIIKAIREGLTANRIEWLAGIINGTTNFILSEMRSRGLPFAEVLAEAQRLGYAEADPTFDVEGVDAAHKLTLLASLAFGIPVQFDRAYIEGISQLAQEDIAHAERLGYRIKLLGITKRRPDGIELRVHPALVPAERLLANVEGAMNAVLVRGDAVGPTLYYGQGAGEEPTASAVVADLVDVTRLHTADPGNRVPHLAFQPDAMSDLPILPIEQIHTSYYLRLRVDDRPGVLADIARILADRAISIGSMIQEPSNVGGADIIFLTHEALEGNVNQAIASIESLPFVRSKVTRLRMENLT; this is encoded by the coding sequence ATGAATCCGATGAAGGTAGGCCTGTTGGGCCTGGGTGTGGTGGGTGGCGGTACCTGGAGCGTGTTGACCCGTAACGCCGAAGAAATAGCGCGCCGCGCAGGACGGCGCATCGAAGTCACCCGGGTTGCGGTGCGCGACGTAGCCAAGGCGCGCGCGCGCCTGGGCGAGAGCATGGCCGTCTCGACCGATGTTCATGCGCTGGTGCGCGACCCGGATATCGATATCGTGGTCGAACTGATCGGCGGCGACACGCTTGCCCGCGAACTGGTGCTGGAGGCCATTGCCCAGGGCAAGCACGTGGTGACCGCCAACAAGGCCTTGCTCGCCAAACACGGCAATGAAATTTTCGCCGCCGCCTCCGAGCGCGGTGTGATGGTGGCTTTCGAGGCGGCCGTGGCGGGTGGCATTCCCATCATCAAGGCCATTCGCGAAGGTCTGACCGCCAACCGCATCGAATGGCTGGCCGGCATTATCAACGGCACCACCAATTTCATTCTTTCCGAGATGCGCTCGCGTGGTCTGCCGTTTGCAGAGGTGCTGGCCGAGGCGCAGCGCCTGGGTTATGCCGAAGCCGATCCCACCTTTGACGTCGAAGGCGTGGATGCCGCCCACAAGCTGACGTTGCTGGCCTCGCTGGCTTTCGGTATTCCGGTGCAGTTTGATCGCGCCTATATCGAAGGCATTTCGCAGTTGGCCCAGGAAGATATCGCCCATGCCGAGCGCCTGGGCTATCGTATCAAACTGCTGGGCATCACCAAACGCCGCCCTGATGGCATCGAACTGCGCGTGCATCCGGCTCTGGTCCCGGCTGAGCGCCTGCTGGCCAATGTCGAGGGCGCAATGAATGCCGTGCTGGTGCGCGGCGATGCCGTGGGCCCGACGCTGTACTACGGTCAGGGGGCGGGTGAAGAGCCGACCGCCTCGGCCGTGGTGGCCGATCTGGTCGACGTCACCCGTCTGCACACCGCCGATCCGGGCAATCGCGTGCCGCATCTGGCCTTCCAGCCCGATGCCATGTCGGATCTGCCCATTTTGCCGATCGAGCAGATTCACACCTCTTACTACCTGCGCCTGCGCGTGGATGACCGGCCGGGCGTGCTTGCCGACATCGCACGCATTCTGGCGGATCGCGCCATTTCCATCGGTTCCATGATCCAGGAGCCGTCCAACGTGGGCGGCGCTGATATCATTTTCCTGACCCATGAGGCGCTGGAGGGCAATGTGAACCAGGCGATCGCCAGCATCGAGTCGCTGCCCTTCGTGCGCTCCAAGGTAACCCGCCTGCGCATGGAGAATCTCACATGA